In Brassica rapa cultivar Chiifu-401-42 chromosome A06, CAAS_Brap_v3.01, whole genome shotgun sequence, a single window of DNA contains:
- the LOC103871952 gene encoding probable phospholipid-transporting ATPase 11 isoform X2 has protein sequence MAGGRIRRRLHLNNIYAFTCRKSTFQEDHSQIGGPGFSRVVYCNEPNSPTAERRSYAGNYVRSTKYTPASFVPKSLFEQFRRVANFYFLVTGILSLTPLSPYGAVSALLPLGFVIAASMVKEGIEDWGRKRQDIEVNNRRVKVHGGGDDGIFREEEWRELRVGDIVRVEKDEFFPADLLLLSSSYEDSVCYVETMNLDGETNLKVKQGLEATSSRLHEDSDFKEFKAVVRCEDPNADLYTFVGTLHLEEQRLPLSVQQLLLRDSKLRNTEYVYGAVVFTGHDTKVIQNSTDPPSKRSRIERKMDKIIYMMFSIVFLMSFIGSIIFGIETREDRGGKTERWYLKPDNAEIFFDPERAPMAAIYHFLTAVMLYSYFIPISLYVSIEIVKVLQSIFINNDILMYYEETDKPAHARTSNLNEELGMVDTVLSDKTGTLTCNSMEFIKCSIAGTGYGRGVTEVERSMAMRSGGSALVDDLNVVADRSGPKIKGFNFQDERVTKGNWVKQREAAVLQKFFRVLAVCHTAIPETDEATGAVSYEAESPDEAAFVVAARELGFEFFSRTQNGISIRELDLATGQRVEREYRILNVLEFNSARKRMSVIVRDEDGKLLLLSKGADNVMFERLAKDGRKFEEKTREHVNEYADAGLRTLILAYREVDEEEYVEFSKNFNEAKSSVTEDRESLIDEITDQMERDLILLGATAVEDKLQNGVPDCIDKLAQAGIKIWVLTGDKMETAINIGFACSLLRQEMKQIIINLETPHIKALEKAGEKDVIEQASRESVVKQMEEGKALITRGPSDTDSHEAFALIIDGKSLTYALEDDFKNKFLDLATGCASVICCRSSPKQKALVTRLVKSGTGKTTLAIGDGANDVGMLQEADIGVGISGVEGMQAVMSSDIAIAQFRYLERLLLVHGHWCYSRISSMICYFFYKNITFGVTLFLYEAYTSFSAQPAYNDWFLSLFNVFFSSLPVIALGVFDQDVSARFCYKFPLLYQEGVQNLLFSWKRIIGWMFNGLISALAIFFICKQSQEHQLYNPNGKTAGREILGGTMYTCVVWVVNLQMVLAISYFTWVQHIVIWGSVALWYIFLMIYGAITPTFSTDAYKVFLEALAPAPSYWLTTLLVMIFALIPYFVFKSVQMRYFPGYHQMIQWIRHEGQSNDPEFVEMVRQRSIRTTTVGSTARRAASVRRSGRFHDQLNKNTIAISREEK, from the exons ATGGCGGGAGGTCGGATAAGGAGAAGACTACACCTAAACAACATCTACGCCTTCACATGTCGCAAATCTACATTTCAAGAAGATCACTCACAGATCGGAGGACCAGGCTTCTCTCGAGTTGTCTACTGCAACGAACCCAACTCTCCCACCGCCGAACGTCGTAGCTACGCCGGCAACTACGTCCGGTCAACGAAGTACACTCCCGCCTCCTTCGTACCCAAATCTCTCTTCGAGCAGTTCCGCCGCGTCGCCAACTTCTACTTCCTCGTCACCGGAATCTTGTCGTTGACCCCGCTCTCTCCCTACGGCGCCGTCAGCGCTCTCTTACCTCTCGGCTTCGTCATCGCCGCGAGCATGGTCAAAGAAGGGATCGAGGACTGGGGGAGAAAACGACAGGACATAGAAGTGAACAACAGGAGAGTGAAGGTTCACGGCGGCGGAGACGATGGGATATTCCGGGAAGAGGAGTGGAGGGAGCTTAGAGTTGGAGATATAGTGAGAGTCGAAAAGGACGAGTTTTTTCCGGCGGATCTTTTGCTTCTGTCGTCGAGCTACGAAGACTCGGTTTGCTACGTGGAGACGATGAACCTCGACGGTGAAACGAATCTGAAAGTGAAACAGGGCTTAGAGGCGACTTCGTCGCGCTTACACGAAGATTCCGATTTTAAAGAGTTTAAAGCCGTCGTGAGATGCGAAGATCCCAATGCGGATCTTTATACTTTTGTCGGAACGTTACATTTGGAAGAACAGAGGCTTCCTTTGTCTGTtcaacagcttcttcttcgagATTCGAAGCTTAGGAACACAGAGTATGTTTATGGAGCTGTTGTCTTCACTGGACACGACACAAAG GTGATTCAAAACTCAACTGACCCTCCATCAAAGAGAAGCAGAATCGAGAGGAAAATGGACAAGATCATCTACATGATGTTCAGCATAGTGTTTCTGATGTCTTTCATCGGATCAATCATCTTTGGAATCGAGACAAGAGAGGACAGAGGAGGAAAAACAGAGAGATGGTACTTGAAACCAGACAATGCAGAGATCTTCTTCGATCCAGAGAGAGCTCCAATGGCTGCCATCTACCATTTCCTCACCGCGGTTATGCTTTACAGCTACTTCATCCCCATCTCTCTCTACGTCTCTATCGAAATCGTCAAAGTTCTTCAGAGCATTTTCATCAACAACGACATTCTCATGTACTACGAGGAGACTGATAAACCCGCGCACGCTAGAACATCGAATCTCAACGAAGAGCTTGGGATGGTGGACACGGTTCTGTCGGATAAAACCGGAACACTGACTTGCAACTCCATGGAGTTTATCAAGTGTTCTATAGCTGGGACGGGTTACGGACGAGGTGTGACTGAAGTTGAAAGATCTATGGCTATGAGAAGCGGCGGTTCGGCTTTGGTTGATGATTTGAACGTTGTAGCCGACCGTTCTGGTCCTAAGATCAAAGGGTTTAACTTCCAGGACGAGAGGGTTACGAAAGGGAACTGGGTTAAGCAACGAGAAGCAGCGgttttgcagaagttttttagAGTGTTAGCTGTTTGTCACACGGCTATACCTGAAACAGATGAAGCCACCGGGGCCGTCTCTTATGAGGCTGAGTCTCCTGACGAAGCTGCTTTTGTTGTCGCGGCTAGAGAGCTCGGGTTTGAGTTCTTTAGCCGCACGCAAAACGGGATATCAATCCGTGAGTTGGATCTTGCAACAGGGCAGAGAGttgaaag GGAATATCGGATACTAAACGTTCTTGAGTTCAACAGCGCGAGGAAGAGAATGTCTGTGATCGTGCGTGATGAAGATGGGAAGCTTCTGTTACTATCTAAAGGAGCTGACAA TGTAATGTTTGAAAGACTTGCAAAAGACGGGCGTAAATTCGAAGAGAAAACACGAGAGCATGTTAATGAATACGCAGATGCAGGTCTACGGACATTGATACTTGCTTACCGCGAGGTTGATGAGGAAGAGTATGTAGAATTCAGCAAGAACTTCAATGAAGCTAAGAGCTCGGTGACTGAGGATCGTGAGAGCTTAATAGATGAGATCACTGATCAGATGGAACGCGATTTGATTCTCCTTGGTGCTACTGCTGTTGAGGACAAACTTCAAAATGGG GTTCCAGATTGTATAGACAAGCTTGCTCAAGCAGGGATAAAGATCTGGGTTCTAACCGGAGACAAGATGGAGACAGCAATCAATATTGG ATTTGCATGTAGTTTACTTAGACAAGAGATGAAGCAGATCATCATAAATCTTGAGACGCCACATATCAAAGCATTGGAGAAAGCTGGAGAGAAAGATGTGATTGAACAG GCATCAAGAGAAAGTGTGGTGAAGCAAATGGAGGAAGGAAAAGCTCTAATCACAAGAGGACCAAGCGACACAGACTCTCATGAGGCATTTGCGTTGATCATTGACGGGAAGTCACTAACGTACGCCCTTGAAGATGATTTCAAGAACAAGTTTCTTGATTTAGCCACAGGATGTGCCTCTGTTATTTGCTGCAGATCATCACCCAAGCAAAAGGCATTG gttACACGGTTGGTCAAAAGTGGAACTGGGAAGACAACGTTAGCTATTGGAGATGGAGCAAACGATGTTGGAATGCTTCAAGAAGCAGATATAGGTGTTGGAATAAGCGGTGTTGAGGGAATGCAAGCGGTTATGTCTAGCGATATAGCCATTGCTCAGTTCAGATACTTGGAACGTCTCTTGCTCGTTCATGGTCACTGGTGTTACAGCAGAATCTCATCAATG ATATGTTACTTCTTCTACAAGAATATCACTTTTGGTGTGACCTTGTTCTTATACGAAGCCTACACATCTTTCTCTGCTCAACCAGCATATAACGACTGGTTTCTATCGCTTTTCAACGTCTTCTTCTCTTCGCTTCCCGTCATTGCTCTCGGTGTTTTTGATCAAGACGTCTCAGCTCGCTTCTGCTACAAG tTCCCATTGCTATACCAAGAAGGAGTTCAGAATCTTCTCTTCAGCTGGAAGAGAATCATTGGCTGGATGTTCAATGGACTAATCTCGGCTCTCGCCATTTTCTTCATCTGCAAGCAATCCCAAGAACACCAACTCTACAACCCTAACGGCAAAACCGCCGGCCGGGAAATCCTCGGAGGGACAATGTACACTTGCGTAGTATGGGTGGTCAATCTCCAAATGGTTTTAGCTATAAGCTACTTCACTTGGGTCCAACACATTGTAATATGGGGATCAGTTGCTTTATGGTACATCTTCCTCATGATCTATGGAGCTATCACTCCCACCTTCTCCACAGATGCTTACAAAGTCTTCCTCGAAGCCTTAGCTCCAGCTCCATCTTACTGGCTTACCACTCTCCTTGTGATGATCTTCGCTTTGATCCCTTACTTTGTCTTCAAGTCGGTTCAGATGAGATACTTCCCCGGTTACCATCAAATGATTCAGTGGATCCGGCACGAGGGTCAGTCTAACGATCCTGAGTTTGTGGAAATGGTTAGGCAAAGATCAATTAGGACGACGACGGTTGGTTCCACTGCGAGAAGAGCCGCTAGTGTACGGCGTTCCGGTAGGTTTCACGATCAGCTCAATAAGAACACCATTGCTATCTCAAGAGAAGAGAAATAG
- the LOC117126023 gene encoding uncharacterized protein At1g43920, Chloroplastic-like: MGEIINPVRDSSSILFDLVLKNLDSHLSFFEYRMMSSGCEDSSVNTMGIRGIPEQCGCGRRTGIYTSKTKVNPGRTFFRCPTFQNDHLYKWVDEAVYEEVQDALPKVECFASDVMKLKMEIESMKTVEEELKEDVRKASNELKKLNVIMKVGFSVVCLCGVICLVLIMFDKAYGLSMNSY; the protein is encoded by the exons ATGGGCGAAATCATAAATCCAGTTCGCGATTCAAGCTCGATTCTTTTCGATCTCGTCCTTAAGAATCTCGATTCTCATCTCTCCTTCTTCGAGTATCGCATGATGAGTTCGGGTTGTGAGGATTCGTCTGTGAATACGATGGGAATTCGTGGTATCCCGGAGCAATGCGGCTGTGGTCGAAGAACTGGGATATACACATCAAAAACGAAGGTCAATCCAGGAAGAACTTTCTTTAGATGCCCAACGTTTCAAAAT GATCACTTGTATAAATGGGTAGATGAAGCTGTCTACGAAGAGGTTCAAGATGCATTGCCAAAAGTTGAGTGCTTTGCATCAGATGTTATGAAACTTAAAATGGAGATCGAAAGCATGAAAACCGTGGAGGAAGAGTTGAAAGAAGATGTCAGGAAGGCGAGCAATGAACTTAAGAAGCTGAATGTGATCATGAAAGTGGGTTTTTCGGTGGTTTGTTTATGCGGTGTGATATGTCTTGTGTTGATCATGTTTGACAAAGCATATGGGTTGTCTATGAATAGCTACTAG
- the LOC103871954 gene encoding E3 ubiquitin-protein ligase AIRP2 produces MYNQLAISSSSSSSSSSSPSSYYESLKILEADVQHANTLAEAIPMGKNNVRLQMKLVHSNFASLLLFLLRWMDLSCSCLLPRYFNLFHVLVYKVHSDGQPKLTTHGRKATISEFYGVILPSLQLLHSNLDELANADLGFDLKRLSKKITKEARSSSRFSNAGFDREEECGICLETCTKMVLPNCCHSMCIKCYRNWNLKSQSCPFCRGSMKRVNSEDLWVLAGDNDVVDTRTASREDLFRFYLYINSLPKDYPEALFLVYYEYSNLI; encoded by the exons atgtatAATCAGTTGgctatatcttcttcttcttcttcttcttcatcatcttctccttcttcgtACTATGAATCTTTGAAGATTTTGGAAGCTGATGTCCAACACGCAAACACTTT GGCAGAAGCAATTCCAATGGGGAAGAACAATGTGAGGCTTCAGATGAAACTGGTTCATAGCAACTTTGCTTCGTTATTACTCTTCTTGCTTCGGTGGATGGATCTTTCTTGCTCATGTCTGCTTCCTCGCTACTTTAACCTCTTTCACGTTCTTGTCTACAAG GTTCattctgatggacagcctaaGCTCACCACGCACGGGAGGAAAGCAACTATCAGTGAGTTCTATG GTGTGATACTACCATCACTTCAGCTATTACACAGCAACTTAGACGAGCTGGCAAACGCAGACCTCGGGTTTGACCTTAAAAGGCTCAGCAAGAAGATAACAAAAGAGGCTCGCAGCAGTAGTAGATTCAGCAACGCCGGGTTTGATCGTGAGGAAGAATGTGGAATCTGTCTAGAAACTTGCACCAAAATGGTTTTGCCTAATTGCTGCCACTCCATGTGCATCAAATGCTACCGCAACTG GAACTTGAAGTCTCAGTCATGCCCGTTCTGCCGGGGGAGCATGAAGAGAGTGAACTCAGAGGATTTGTGGGTGCTTGCTGGTGACAACGACGTGGTGGATACAAGGACGGCTTCAAGGGAAGATTTGTTCAGATTCTACCTCTACATCAATAGCCTTCCCAAGGATTATCCAGAAGCTCTCTTCTTGGTTTACTACGAGTACTCAAATCTTATTTAG
- the LOC117126022 gene encoding uncharacterized protein LOC117126022, with protein MFNYNMDELKNYDPGAHASLIKTKPETWSRAFFKIGSYCNDNLNNLCESFNKTIREPRKKPLLDMLEEIRRQCMTRNYNRSKMAKDRKTRFTPKTHKELDRVEKKSKECSLRWAIGPETEVEDRDQSYVVNLENETCACRSWQMNGIPCIHAAKIILGVGRKLSEFVAPFYTTSKWRETYSFGIRPVNGMIEWPRTNRLGVIPPPNRNGKPGRPKNHDRKKGTSETVSTTKLSRANRVMTCSNCKEEGHYKNTCRKAFVESPPKKPRGRPRKYQGLHFGESQAQSSEAQTSQNQSSQAQASAWEVPQSSEGQSSQAQSSRWEVPQSSQAEASQTAAWGRWFF; from the exons ATGTTCAACTACAACATGGACGAGCTTAAGAACTATGATCCTGGCGCACATGCATCTCTGATAAAGACAAAGCCAGAGACTTGGTCTAGAGCTTTCTTCAAGATAGGCTCCTACTGTAATGATAATCTGAACAACTTGTGTGAGTCCTTCAACAAGACCATCAGGGAGCCTAGGAAGAAACCTCTGCTAGACATGTTAGAGGAGATTAGGCGCCAATGTATGACTAGGAACTACAATAGGTCTAAGATGGCTAAGGACAGGAAGACTAGGTTCACCCCAAAGACACATAAAGAGTTAGACAGGGTTGAGAAGAAGTCAAAAGAATGTAGTCTGCGTTGGGCAATTGGGCCAGAGACTGAGGTGGAAGATAGAGACCAGTCTTACGTGGTGAATTTGGAGAATGAGACTTGTGCATGTCGAAGCTGGCAAATGAATGGTATTCCATGCATCCATGCTGCTAAGATCATCCTTGGCGTGGGAAGAAAACTCTCTGAATTTGTTGCTCCTTTCTACACAACCTCTAAGTGGCGTGAAACCTACAGTTTTGGGATCAGACCTGTAAATGGGATGATAGAGTGGCCTCGGACCAATAGATTAGGTGTGATTCCACCACCTAATCGAAATGGCAAGCCTGGTAGGCCTAAAAACCATGATCGAAAGAAGGGAACCAGTGAGACAGTGTCTACTACCAAGCTGAGTCGTGCGAACAGGGTAATGACTTGCTCTAATTGCAAAGAAGAAGGGCACTACAAGAATACATGTCGGAAGGCTTTTGTTGAGAGTCCACCTAAGAAACCAAGAGGCAGACCAAGGAAATATCAG GGACTACACTTTGGCGAGTCACAAGCTCAATCCTCAGAAGCTCAAACCTCACAAAATCAATCCTCACAAGCTCAAGCATCAGCATGGGAAGTTCCTCAATCTTCAGAAGGTCAATCCTCACAAGCTCAATCATCACGATGGGAAGTTCCTCAATCCTCACAAGCTGAAGCATCACAGACAGCAGCGTGGGGAAGATGGTTTTTTTAG
- the LOC103871952 gene encoding probable phospholipid-transporting ATPase 11 isoform X1 produces the protein MAGGRIRRRLHLNNIYAFTCRKSTFQEDHSQIGGPGFSRVVYCNEPNSPTAERRSYAGNYVRSTKYTPASFVPKSLFEQFRRVANFYFLVTGILSLTPLSPYGAVSALLPLGFVIAASMVKEGIEDWGRKRQDIEVNNRRVKVHGGGDDGIFREEEWRELRVGDIVRVEKDEFFPADLLLLSSSYEDSVCYVETMNLDGETNLKVKQGLEATSSRLHEDSDFKEFKAVVRCEDPNADLYTFVGTLHLEEQRLPLSVQQLLLRDSKLRNTEYVYGAVVFTGHDTKVIQNSTDPPSKRSRIERKMDKIIYMMFSIVFLMSFIGSIIFGIETREDRGGKTERWYLKPDNAEIFFDPERAPMAAIYHFLTAVMLYSYFIPISLYVSIEIVKVLQSIFINNDILMYYEETDKPAHARTSNLNEELGMVDTVLSDKTGTLTCNSMEFIKCSIAGTGYGRGVTEVERSMAMRSGGSALVDDLNVVADRSGPKIKGFNFQDERVTKGNWVKQREAAVLQKFFRVLAVCHTAIPETDEATGAVSYEAESPDEAAFVVAARELGFEFFSRTQNGISIRELDLATGQRVERFFFYISLRFLGAQGNEHFLFCYREYRILNVLEFNSARKRMSVIVRDEDGKLLLLSKGADNVMFERLAKDGRKFEEKTREHVNEYADAGLRTLILAYREVDEEEYVEFSKNFNEAKSSVTEDRESLIDEITDQMERDLILLGATAVEDKLQNGVPDCIDKLAQAGIKIWVLTGDKMETAINIGFACSLLRQEMKQIIINLETPHIKALEKAGEKDVIEQASRESVVKQMEEGKALITRGPSDTDSHEAFALIIDGKSLTYALEDDFKNKFLDLATGCASVICCRSSPKQKALVTRLVKSGTGKTTLAIGDGANDVGMLQEADIGVGISGVEGMQAVMSSDIAIAQFRYLERLLLVHGHWCYSRISSMICYFFYKNITFGVTLFLYEAYTSFSAQPAYNDWFLSLFNVFFSSLPVIALGVFDQDVSARFCYKFPLLYQEGVQNLLFSWKRIIGWMFNGLISALAIFFICKQSQEHQLYNPNGKTAGREILGGTMYTCVVWVVNLQMVLAISYFTWVQHIVIWGSVALWYIFLMIYGAITPTFSTDAYKVFLEALAPAPSYWLTTLLVMIFALIPYFVFKSVQMRYFPGYHQMIQWIRHEGQSNDPEFVEMVRQRSIRTTTVGSTARRAASVRRSGRFHDQLNKNTIAISREEK, from the exons ATGGCGGGAGGTCGGATAAGGAGAAGACTACACCTAAACAACATCTACGCCTTCACATGTCGCAAATCTACATTTCAAGAAGATCACTCACAGATCGGAGGACCAGGCTTCTCTCGAGTTGTCTACTGCAACGAACCCAACTCTCCCACCGCCGAACGTCGTAGCTACGCCGGCAACTACGTCCGGTCAACGAAGTACACTCCCGCCTCCTTCGTACCCAAATCTCTCTTCGAGCAGTTCCGCCGCGTCGCCAACTTCTACTTCCTCGTCACCGGAATCTTGTCGTTGACCCCGCTCTCTCCCTACGGCGCCGTCAGCGCTCTCTTACCTCTCGGCTTCGTCATCGCCGCGAGCATGGTCAAAGAAGGGATCGAGGACTGGGGGAGAAAACGACAGGACATAGAAGTGAACAACAGGAGAGTGAAGGTTCACGGCGGCGGAGACGATGGGATATTCCGGGAAGAGGAGTGGAGGGAGCTTAGAGTTGGAGATATAGTGAGAGTCGAAAAGGACGAGTTTTTTCCGGCGGATCTTTTGCTTCTGTCGTCGAGCTACGAAGACTCGGTTTGCTACGTGGAGACGATGAACCTCGACGGTGAAACGAATCTGAAAGTGAAACAGGGCTTAGAGGCGACTTCGTCGCGCTTACACGAAGATTCCGATTTTAAAGAGTTTAAAGCCGTCGTGAGATGCGAAGATCCCAATGCGGATCTTTATACTTTTGTCGGAACGTTACATTTGGAAGAACAGAGGCTTCCTTTGTCTGTtcaacagcttcttcttcgagATTCGAAGCTTAGGAACACAGAGTATGTTTATGGAGCTGTTGTCTTCACTGGACACGACACAAAG GTGATTCAAAACTCAACTGACCCTCCATCAAAGAGAAGCAGAATCGAGAGGAAAATGGACAAGATCATCTACATGATGTTCAGCATAGTGTTTCTGATGTCTTTCATCGGATCAATCATCTTTGGAATCGAGACAAGAGAGGACAGAGGAGGAAAAACAGAGAGATGGTACTTGAAACCAGACAATGCAGAGATCTTCTTCGATCCAGAGAGAGCTCCAATGGCTGCCATCTACCATTTCCTCACCGCGGTTATGCTTTACAGCTACTTCATCCCCATCTCTCTCTACGTCTCTATCGAAATCGTCAAAGTTCTTCAGAGCATTTTCATCAACAACGACATTCTCATGTACTACGAGGAGACTGATAAACCCGCGCACGCTAGAACATCGAATCTCAACGAAGAGCTTGGGATGGTGGACACGGTTCTGTCGGATAAAACCGGAACACTGACTTGCAACTCCATGGAGTTTATCAAGTGTTCTATAGCTGGGACGGGTTACGGACGAGGTGTGACTGAAGTTGAAAGATCTATGGCTATGAGAAGCGGCGGTTCGGCTTTGGTTGATGATTTGAACGTTGTAGCCGACCGTTCTGGTCCTAAGATCAAAGGGTTTAACTTCCAGGACGAGAGGGTTACGAAAGGGAACTGGGTTAAGCAACGAGAAGCAGCGgttttgcagaagttttttagAGTGTTAGCTGTTTGTCACACGGCTATACCTGAAACAGATGAAGCCACCGGGGCCGTCTCTTATGAGGCTGAGTCTCCTGACGAAGCTGCTTTTGTTGTCGCGGCTAGAGAGCTCGGGTTTGAGTTCTTTAGCCGCACGCAAAACGGGATATCAATCCGTGAGTTGGATCTTGCAACAGGGCAGAGAGttgaaaggttttttttttatatatctttgcGGTTTCTTGGAGCTCAAGGAAAtgaacattttttgttttgttacagGGAATATCGGATACTAAACGTTCTTGAGTTCAACAGCGCGAGGAAGAGAATGTCTGTGATCGTGCGTGATGAAGATGGGAAGCTTCTGTTACTATCTAAAGGAGCTGACAA TGTAATGTTTGAAAGACTTGCAAAAGACGGGCGTAAATTCGAAGAGAAAACACGAGAGCATGTTAATGAATACGCAGATGCAGGTCTACGGACATTGATACTTGCTTACCGCGAGGTTGATGAGGAAGAGTATGTAGAATTCAGCAAGAACTTCAATGAAGCTAAGAGCTCGGTGACTGAGGATCGTGAGAGCTTAATAGATGAGATCACTGATCAGATGGAACGCGATTTGATTCTCCTTGGTGCTACTGCTGTTGAGGACAAACTTCAAAATGGG GTTCCAGATTGTATAGACAAGCTTGCTCAAGCAGGGATAAAGATCTGGGTTCTAACCGGAGACAAGATGGAGACAGCAATCAATATTGG ATTTGCATGTAGTTTACTTAGACAAGAGATGAAGCAGATCATCATAAATCTTGAGACGCCACATATCAAAGCATTGGAGAAAGCTGGAGAGAAAGATGTGATTGAACAG GCATCAAGAGAAAGTGTGGTGAAGCAAATGGAGGAAGGAAAAGCTCTAATCACAAGAGGACCAAGCGACACAGACTCTCATGAGGCATTTGCGTTGATCATTGACGGGAAGTCACTAACGTACGCCCTTGAAGATGATTTCAAGAACAAGTTTCTTGATTTAGCCACAGGATGTGCCTCTGTTATTTGCTGCAGATCATCACCCAAGCAAAAGGCATTG gttACACGGTTGGTCAAAAGTGGAACTGGGAAGACAACGTTAGCTATTGGAGATGGAGCAAACGATGTTGGAATGCTTCAAGAAGCAGATATAGGTGTTGGAATAAGCGGTGTTGAGGGAATGCAAGCGGTTATGTCTAGCGATATAGCCATTGCTCAGTTCAGATACTTGGAACGTCTCTTGCTCGTTCATGGTCACTGGTGTTACAGCAGAATCTCATCAATG ATATGTTACTTCTTCTACAAGAATATCACTTTTGGTGTGACCTTGTTCTTATACGAAGCCTACACATCTTTCTCTGCTCAACCAGCATATAACGACTGGTTTCTATCGCTTTTCAACGTCTTCTTCTCTTCGCTTCCCGTCATTGCTCTCGGTGTTTTTGATCAAGACGTCTCAGCTCGCTTCTGCTACAAG tTCCCATTGCTATACCAAGAAGGAGTTCAGAATCTTCTCTTCAGCTGGAAGAGAATCATTGGCTGGATGTTCAATGGACTAATCTCGGCTCTCGCCATTTTCTTCATCTGCAAGCAATCCCAAGAACACCAACTCTACAACCCTAACGGCAAAACCGCCGGCCGGGAAATCCTCGGAGGGACAATGTACACTTGCGTAGTATGGGTGGTCAATCTCCAAATGGTTTTAGCTATAAGCTACTTCACTTGGGTCCAACACATTGTAATATGGGGATCAGTTGCTTTATGGTACATCTTCCTCATGATCTATGGAGCTATCACTCCCACCTTCTCCACAGATGCTTACAAAGTCTTCCTCGAAGCCTTAGCTCCAGCTCCATCTTACTGGCTTACCACTCTCCTTGTGATGATCTTCGCTTTGATCCCTTACTTTGTCTTCAAGTCGGTTCAGATGAGATACTTCCCCGGTTACCATCAAATGATTCAGTGGATCCGGCACGAGGGTCAGTCTAACGATCCTGAGTTTGTGGAAATGGTTAGGCAAAGATCAATTAGGACGACGACGGTTGGTTCCACTGCGAGAAGAGCCGCTAGTGTACGGCGTTCCGGTAGGTTTCACGATCAGCTCAATAAGAACACCATTGCTATCTCAAGAGAAGAGAAATAG